The sequence below is a genomic window from Rhodospirillaceae bacterium.
GTACGTGGTCGGTATCATGGCGGGGCTGGTCGCTGGCTATAAACAACGATGGTGGGATGAAATACTGTCGCGGATCAGTGACATCGTGTTGTCGTTTCCGGTGCTGGTTCTTTACATCATCATCATCGCGACCATCGGTGCCTCCGGTGTAAACATCGTCATCGCGATTATTTTTGCCAGTGCCCCAGGGATCATGCGGATTGTGCGGGGCCTGACATTAGACCTTCGCAATCGTGATTATGTCGCGGCGGCACGGACGCGGGGTGAATCGTCGCTCTACATCATGTGGGTGGAGATTCTGCCCAATGCGCGGGGGCCGTTAATTGTCGATGCCTGCCTTCGGGTCGGTTATGTGATCATCACCATTGGCGTGTTGGGATTCCTTGGATTAGGACTGCCACCCCCAGACCCTGACTGGGGTGGCATGATCAATGAGACCCGAGCCATGGCTCTGGTGTTCCCCCACATGACGATCTTCCCATGTATTGCGATTTCATCTCTGGTGCTGGGTTTTAACTTGCTGGCCGATGGCCTGCGCGAACTGTCGATGCGGAGGTGATGGAATGACAACGCCTTTGCTCGAACTCAACGACGTTCACCTGTCCTATCTGGGTCGTGCTGGATTGCTTGAGGCTGTCTCAGGTGTTTCGTTCACCATCGCGCCAGGGGAACGGATTGGCTTAGTTGGCGAAACTGGGTGTGGCAAGACCACTGTCGCGCTGGGCATTCTCGGTTACTTAGGCGCGAACGGCTACCTGACGGGTGGCGAACTTCGCTTTAAGGGCCAAGACATGTCGGCCCTTAGCCCAGAAGACCTGAGACGCTTGCGCGGCAGCGACATCGCCATGGTCTATCAAGACCCGACGGCGGTGCTTAATCCTTCCATGCGGATTTGGAAGCAATTGGCCGAAGTGCCAATGACCCACGAAGGTCTTTCGCTGAGCGAGGCCAAGCAACGTGCGGCTACCATTCTAGAGGAAATGCACATTCTTGATCCCGAACGTGTTCTGGAGGCGTATCCTCACCAGCTCTCCGGCGGGCAATGCCAGCGTGTGGTGCTCGCCATGGCATTGTTGAGCAATCCGTCGCTGCTGATTTTGGATGAACCGACGACGGCGTTGGACTCAACAACCCAGGCCAACATCGTTCAGCTGATGACGGAAATCGGCCTGCGCTATAACACGGCGATGCTGTTTATCTCTCATGATCTGGGACTCATCGCCAACACCTGTGACCGGGTGATGGTGATGTATGCAGGTGAAGTGGTGGAAGACGGAGAAGTCGCCGACGTCTTTGCTAATGCCCGTCATCCCTATACTCAAGGCTTACTAAGGTGCATTCCCTTGCCGACGGCGGATAAGGATGTTCGGCCCGTTCTGCCCATCCCAGGGCGCATCCCCCAACCAGGCGAACGGCCCATTGGTTGTGGCTTTGGGCCGCGCTGTTTTGGATTTAGCGAAGGTGTGTGTGATCAACCAGGGCTTCCCCTGGCAGGTGTGGATGAAAGCTCGTCCCAACGGGTGCGCTGTGCGCGTTGGTCAGATGTTGCCAAAACCAGTCCTGATGTTCCGGCAGCTCAGCCGCCTTCAGAAGTTGGCGAAGAATCTTTCCGAGTTGAAGGCCTGCAAAAGTACTATCCCATAGCTGATGGCTCCCTTGGTGCACTTCTGGGTCGGACTGAACCGCGGCAGGTCCGCGCGAATGAGGCGATATATTTCTCTGCCCGTCGGCGCGAAACGGTTGCCATTGTCGGTGAATCTGGCTGCGGTAAATCCACCTTTGCCAAAGTCCTGGCCGGTTTGGAAACTGCGACTGGAGGCGAAGTCAGGATCGCTGGAACCGATGTCGGACAGACACCGGTGGAAGATCGAACACCTGAACAAGTCGCTTCCGTCCAGATGGTGTTTCAAAATCCTGATGAAACCTTGAACCCGAGCCTCAGCATCGGGCGTCAAATTGGTCGGGTGCTGACAAAGTTCGGCAAGGAAACCGACAAGGATCGTATTCGCCAGCGGGTGGCCGAATTGATGGATCGGGTGAAACTGTCCCGTGATCTTATTGATGAACGCCCGCACAGACTCTCAGGCGGACAGAAACAACGGGTCGCTATTGCCCGTGCCTTCGCGGGTGAGCCTGCACTTGTGGTCGCCGATGAACCTTTGTCGGCATTGGACGTGTCGGTCCAAGCTGCCGTCGGGCGCATGTTGATGGACATTCAGCGCCAACACGATACCACCTTGTTGTTGATCAGCCATGACCTAGGGCAGGTCCGTTATCTGGCCGAACGGGTGGTGGTGATGTACTTGGGGCAAGTTATGGAATCAGGCCGTACCGAAGACGTGTTTGCACCGCCGTATCATCCCTATACGGAAGCCCTAATCGCGGCGGTACCCGTCGCCCATCATGGTGTAACCAAACGCCACATCTTTCTGGAAGGCGCACATCCTGATCCGAGCGAGCCACCCGTCGGCTGCCCCTTCCATTCCCGATGTCCGCGAATGGTTGGCACAATTTGCGAAACCGAGCCACCGCCCCTGCAACGCGATGGAGAGACTCATTTCATCAGCTGTCATATCTCCGTCGAAGACCTGCGTAAGGTCGATCCGGTGCTGAGTGTAAAACCTTAGCCATGCGTCCCTGACAAGTCAGAGGTGATGGCTGAGGGGTTGATTCTGACCCCCTTATCATTATATAAACTATTATATGCAAAATTGCATATTTTAGAGTGATCGGGTGGGACCCTGAAGTTATGAGACGATCTTTCATTATATCGGGCATTCTTGCGGTGGCGGTGATTGTTTGGATTGGCTCCGGGCAGGTCGGCGGAAAGCCGTCTCCGTCGGGCGACACTCCACAGCAAAATAAAGTTTCCGAAGAAATTATCCCAGAAGTCAGAGTTAAGACGTTTCGTTCTGCTGAGCGGGTGCGTGAACTCTCATTGTTCGGTCGGACGGAAGCGGTTCGAATGGTGCAATTGCGCGCCGAGACAAAGGGCCGAATTATTGAGCGCGCGGTTAAAAAGGGCAGCACGGTCAAGAAAGGCGACGTGATCGTCAGGCTGGCGATGGATGACCGCAGCGCCCGATTGGATGGGGCGCAAGCGCTCGTCGAACAATACCGCGTTGCTTATGTGGCCGCGCAACAGCTCTCCAAGAAACAATTCAGATCTAAGGTGCGGTTGGCCGAAGCCAAGGCGCAACTGGAAACGGCGAAGACTCAATTGGCGGCGGTGAAGCTTGATATCCGCCGCACCGTCATTCATGCGCCGTTCGGCGGCGTGATCAATAAGCTTCCGGTCAATGTGGGTGATTACGTGGAGGCCAAAGGGGAACTCGCAGAGCTAATCGACCTGGACCCAATCTTGGTCGTCGGACAAGTCACAGAGCGCGATATGGGGGCATTAAAGCTTGGTGCGAGGGCAAATATTCGAGTGGCTGATGGGCGCGAACGGAGTGGCATTATTGGTTTCATTTCCAAGGTTGGTTCCGCAACAACGAGAACTTTTAGGGTAGAGGTTCGGGTCGCTAATCCGAAGGGCGATATTTCGGAAGGTTTAACAACAGAACTGCGCCTGCCGGTTCAGACCGTGCGCGCGCACCTGATGTCGCCCTCTGTGCTGACGCTTTCCAAAACCGGAGCCATTGGCGTGAAGTCCCTTAACTCGGACAATAAAGTTGTCTTTAACGCGGTCGGCATGGTTGCGGATACGCCGGAAGGTATTTGGCTTTCCGGGTTGCCCGATGAGGTGATCGTGATCACGGTGGGGCAGGAATTCGTCCAAATTGGGCAGAAGGTCCGACCGCTTACAGAGATTCCAAAATGACCAACATCATCGATGCGGCGCTTTCCCATGCCCGGACTGTCATTTCGGCGTTGGTGCTGATTCTAATCGCGGGCACCATCGCCTACGTGGAGATTCCCAAGGAAGCAGACCCCGACATTAATATCCCGATTATTTATGTGAAAATGTCCCATGAAGGCATTTCGCCGGAGGATGCCGAGCGCCTGCTGATCCGGCCCATGGAGTTGGAACTTCGCGGCATAGAAGGTGTGAAGGAAATGCGCGCCAAAGGATACGAAGGTGGTGCCAGTGTTACTTTGGAATTCGAGGCTGGATTTGATGCGGACGTTGCCATAGATGATGTCCGCGCCAAGGTGGATTTGGCTAAATCAGAACTGCCTGACGAAACCGATGAGCCGACTGTTCACGAAGTTAATTTTAGTTTGTTCCCGGTGGTCATCGTTACATTGTCCGGCAACCTGCCGGAGCGCGCGCTTTTAAAAGTCGCACGGGACTTACAAGATTCAATCGAGGGAATTTCCTCTGTCTTACAAGCGGAAATCGCTGGCGACCGTGAAGAAATGCTCGAGGTTCTCATCGATCCTGTGAAAGTCGAAAGCTATGGCTTGACCATCGAACAAGCGATTGAGTCGGTGCGACGCAGCAATCTGCTGGTGGCGGCCGGGGCGCAGGACACGGGCAAAGGGCGCTTCTCGCTGAAGGTGCCGGGATTATTGGAAACTCGCAAAGACATCATGGACCTGCCGGTGAGCACGGACGCGGATGCGGTGGTCAGGCTTGGGCACATTGGTGAAATTCGGCGCACGTTTAAGGACCCAGAAGGCTTCGCACGGGTGAATGGCCGTTCTGCGTTGGCGCTGGAAGTCTCAAAACGAACCGGCGAAAATATTATTGAGACCATCGCACAGGTTCGCGCTGTGGTCGAAGCCGAGCGCAAGAGTTGGCCCAAAACCCTGCGACAAGTTCTTCACGTGGCCTATTCCCAGGATAAGTCCGATCAGGTTCGCACCATGCTGACGGATCTACAGAACAACGTGATCAGTGCGGTTCTTTTGGTGATGATCGTCGTTGTTGCGGCCCTAGGGCTTCGCACCGCGGGCTTAGTTGGTGTTGCCATACCGGGGTCGTTCCTGACCGGCATCTTGGTTCTGGCCGCCTTGGGGCTGACCATTAACATTGTGGTCTTGTTCTCCCTCATCCTCGCGGTTGGCATGTTGGTCGACGGTGCCATTGTGGTGACCGAGTATGCAGATCGGAAAATGACAGAGGGGGAGCCAAAGGAGCGGGCTTACGGTCTGGCCGCCAAGCGAATGTCCTGGCCAATAATTGCGTCCACCATGACGACGCTAGCAGCCTTTCTGCCATTGATGTTTTGGCCAGGAATTGTCGGCGAATTTATGAAGTTCCTGCCCTTGACCTTGATCGCGACATTATCGGCATCGCTGATGATGGCGCTGATATTCGTGCCCACACTCGGTGCCCTCTTCGGCAAGCCAGGGGGGGGTGGCGGAGACGCGGAACATATGCAGATGATTGCCGGGGGAATTGGCGGCGGTAAGGGGGGGAATCTTACGGACATACCTGGATTTACCGGTTCTTACTTGAAGGTCTTGGGCATTGCGCTCAATCACCCTGCGAAAGTTTTGATGGCAGCGGTCATGCTGCTGGTCGGGGTGCAGGTGGTTTACGCCAATTTTGGCCGAGGGGTAGAATTCTTCCCCGATGTAGAACCTGATTTCGCCAAGCTTGAAGTTCGTGCCCGGGGAAATTTATCGATCAACGAAAAAGACGCCCTGATGAAGGAAGTCGAAAGTAGAATTCTGGGGATGAAGGAACTCGAAACCATTTACGCCCGAACCGGCCAAGAAAAGAATTCTGAGGAAGCAGAAGACATCATCGGCAATGTCTCGTTGGAATTTGTTGATTGGAAGCAGCGCCGAAAAGCCAAGCAAATACTTGGTGAAATTACCAAGCGAACCAAAGATTTAGCTGGAATTTTTGTTGATCCGCGAGAGCAAGAATCAGGGCCCCCTGTGGGCAAGGCCATCCAACTGCATCTCACGTCCAGGTATTATGAACTGCTGGCACCTGCTGTGGAAAAAATCTTAGCAGGCCTGCCTCAAATTGGCGGCATGATTAATGTCGTCGACAGCCGCCCGTTGCCAGGCATTGATTGGCAGATCAAGGTCGATCGAGCGCAGGCGGCGAAGTTCAACGCCGATGTCAGTCTCATTGGAAAATCAGTTCAGCTGGTGAGTACGGGACTTAAGCTTGGCGAGTACCGTCCAGATGATACCGACGAAGAAGTTGATATCCGCATTCGATATCCACGCCAATACAGGACCCTGGCTGAACTGGATAACATCCGTATCACCACCGAACAGGGCCGGGTGCCGATCAGCAACTTTATTGAGCGTAAGGCCGAGCCCCGGGTCGGGACAGTCAGCCGAACCGACAGCCGCCGTGAAATGACGATCAAGGCCGATGTGGAAGAGGGTGTCCTGGTTGATGCAAAAGTTCAGGAAGTTCAGGCATGGCTGGAAGGGGCCGGCATTGATCCCAGAGTAAAGATCGCCTTCAAGGGCGAGAACGAGGAACAGAACAAAGCCCAGGCGTTCCTGGTCAGGGCCTTTGCCGTCGCGTTGTTCATTATGGCGATTATTCTCGTGACCCAGTTCAACAGCTTTTATTCGGCCTTCCTGATCCTGACCGCCGTCATCATGTCGACCATTGGCGTCTTCATTGGACTTCTGCTGACCGAACAGCCCTTCGGCATTGTTATGGGAGGGATTGGCGTGATCGCGCTTGCCGGTATTGTAGTTAACAACAATATCGTGCTGATTGATACCTATGATCGGTTGGTCCAAGAAACCAAGGCGGCGGGATCCGCGCGCGATGCGATCCTTCGAACGGGGGCTCAGCGCTTGCGTCCGGTCCTGCTAACATCGGTTACGACGATCTTGGGGCTTTTGCCCATGGTCCTCGGTATGAATATCGATTTCTTTACCCGAGAAGTGAGCCTTGGCGCTCCTTCGACCCAGTGGTGGCGACAGTTGTCTACGGCGATTGTCTTCGGATTGGGATTCGCGACGGTCTTAACCTTGGTCGTCACTCCATCGGCGTTGATGGTTCGTGCGAATGTAAAAGCGTGGCTTCAGCGGCGGAAGGCTGCCGGTACTGCTTAAATTAGTTGGTCTCAGGCCGATTTATCGTCTTTTTCTTCCGTCTTCTCCGTTCCTTTATCATCATCACCGGCAGTAGGAACCCCTTGAATACTGGCGGCCTGTTTTTTCAGGCTACTGTAGGCGCGAATTGAAAAGGGGATGGTGCCGATATATAGGAACAGAACGGCAGATAGCGTTGTCCAGGGCGCACTTACCGATGCTGCAAATAGCAACAACACGATCAACATCGTCGGCAAAACCCAGCGTTGAGAGATATGGAACTTCTTAAAGGAGAAGGTTGGGATGTTGCTGATCAGGAGAGCTGAGACGACGACCAGGAATCCAGCAACGACTTCCGGTCGACGAACCAACTCATCACCGATCAAAAACGACAGGATCATTGGCGTCAGGACCAAGCCCGCGCCTGCTGGGGCCGGGACGCCACTGAAATAATTATAAGCCCAAGGCGGCATCGCGCTTTCCAGTGCTGTATTAAAACGCGCCAAGCGAAGGGCGCAGCAGACACCGAACAGCAGCGCCACAACCCAGCCCGGCTTGCCGAGATCATGGGTCGACCACATAAATAGCATCAGGGCAGGGGCCACGCCGAAGCCGATAAAATCTGAAAGCGAATCTAATTCAGCGCCGAATTTGCTGGACCCTTTAAGCAAGCGTGCAACGCGGCCATCCAAGGTATCCAAGATCGCGGCGGCAAGGATGGAATAGACGGCGGCTTCCCAGTTCTCGCGCAACGAATACTGAATGGCGGTCATGCCGGCACACAACGCCAATAGTGTCAGGATATTCGGGATCATTTTGTTGAACGGCAAGCGTTTCAACCGTGGGGGGCGCGGCAATCGGGCTCTTTTTGGTGTGCGCATTTGCGGTCCTAACGTATTTCCCCAATCCGGGCCGGATCGTTCCGCATCAAATCAGCAAGAACAGTTTCTCCAGCGACGGCCTTTTGTCCCAGGGCAACCATTGGCGCAACGCCATCCGGCAGGTAGACATCGACCCGGCTGCCAAACCGGATCATACCGAATCGTTCTCCCGCGCGCACGGATTGTTCTTCCTTGACCCAGCAGATGATCCGCCGCGCGACAAGCCCGGCAATCTGGACGCAGGCAATTTCCCGTCCGTCTTCCATCTTGATCCGAAGGCTCTGGCGTTCATTTAATTCGCTAGCTTTATCTAACGACGCATTTAGGAACTGCCCCGGCCAATACGCCATGGTCGTGATTGTTCCGTCGCAGGGCGCACGGTTCACGTGGACATTAAAAACGTTCATGAAGATGCAAACTCTGAGCCGGGGCTCACTCCCCATATTCAGCTCAGGCGGTGGCGGCGCACTGTCTATGAGCTGCACAACACCGTCAGCAGGGGCGATGACCAAGCCTTCCCGGTTCGGCGTGAACCTATCTGGGTCGCGAAAGAAACAGATGCACCAGACAGTTAAGACCGAAGCTAGCATACCAATCGGTATTGCGATGTACGCGAGTGCCACATTGACCACGGCAAAGGCGATAATAAACGGCCAGCCCTCACGATTGATGGGAACAAAAATAACCTTCAGCACACCGAATCCTATATTCTTTTCAGAACGTTACCATATTTCTGCGATAGGGGTACCCGGCTATTGAGCGTTTGGCAAGGCAAACACTTGCCCGGGATGGATCAGATTTGGATCGGCGATTTGTTCCTGATTGGCTTCAAAGATCACCGTGTAGGCAAAGCCGGAACCGTAGGTGCGCCGTGCTAAACGCCAGAGACTATTTCCCGGCTGAACAATGATAAACGTACCCTCTTTTAAATCGGTAATGGGTTTCGCGCGTTCAAAGGGGAATTC
It includes:
- a CDS encoding ABC transporter permease → MGLRHSTVAMIGVSLVGFWIFVAVFAPLLAPFEPNATHLPFAKPGTSFTGGAVFWLGTDHLGRDVLSRIIWGSRTVLFYAPLATFLAYVVGIMAGLVAGYKQRWWDEILSRISDIVLSFPVLVLYIIIIATIGASGVNIVIAIIFASAPGIMRIVRGLTLDLRNRDYVAAARTRGESSLYIMWVEILPNARGPLIVDACLRVGYVIITIGVLGFLGLGLPPPDPDWGGMINETRAMALVFPHMTIFPCIAISSLVLGFNLLADGLRELSMRR
- a CDS encoding ABC transporter ATP-binding protein; this encodes MTTPLLELNDVHLSYLGRAGLLEAVSGVSFTIAPGERIGLVGETGCGKTTVALGILGYLGANGYLTGGELRFKGQDMSALSPEDLRRLRGSDIAMVYQDPTAVLNPSMRIWKQLAEVPMTHEGLSLSEAKQRAATILEEMHILDPERVLEAYPHQLSGGQCQRVVLAMALLSNPSLLILDEPTTALDSTTQANIVQLMTEIGLRYNTAMLFISHDLGLIANTCDRVMVMYAGEVVEDGEVADVFANARHPYTQGLLRCIPLPTADKDVRPVLPIPGRIPQPGERPIGCGFGPRCFGFSEGVCDQPGLPLAGVDESSSQRVRCARWSDVAKTSPDVPAAQPPSEVGEESFRVEGLQKYYPIADGSLGALLGRTEPRQVRANEAIYFSARRRETVAIVGESGCGKSTFAKVLAGLETATGGEVRIAGTDVGQTPVEDRTPEQVASVQMVFQNPDETLNPSLSIGRQIGRVLTKFGKETDKDRIRQRVAELMDRVKLSRDLIDERPHRLSGGQKQRVAIARAFAGEPALVVADEPLSALDVSVQAAVGRMLMDIQRQHDTTLLLISHDLGQVRYLAERVVVMYLGQVMESGRTEDVFAPPYHPYTEALIAAVPVAHHGVTKRHIFLEGAHPDPSEPPVGCPFHSRCPRMVGTICETEPPPLQRDGETHFISCHISVEDLRKVDPVLSVKP
- a CDS encoding efflux RND transporter periplasmic adaptor subunit; amino-acid sequence: MRRSFIISGILAVAVIVWIGSGQVGGKPSPSGDTPQQNKVSEEIIPEVRVKTFRSAERVRELSLFGRTEAVRMVQLRAETKGRIIERAVKKGSTVKKGDVIVRLAMDDRSARLDGAQALVEQYRVAYVAAQQLSKKQFRSKVRLAEAKAQLETAKTQLAAVKLDIRRTVIHAPFGGVINKLPVNVGDYVEAKGELAELIDLDPILVVGQVTERDMGALKLGARANIRVADGRERSGIIGFISKVGSATTRTFRVEVRVANPKGDISEGLTTELRLPVQTVRAHLMSPSVLTLSKTGAIGVKSLNSDNKVVFNAVGMVADTPEGIWLSGLPDEVIVITVGQEFVQIGQKVRPLTEIPK
- a CDS encoding efflux RND transporter permease subunit; the encoded protein is MTNIIDAALSHARTVISALVLILIAGTIAYVEIPKEADPDINIPIIYVKMSHEGISPEDAERLLIRPMELELRGIEGVKEMRAKGYEGGASVTLEFEAGFDADVAIDDVRAKVDLAKSELPDETDEPTVHEVNFSLFPVVIVTLSGNLPERALLKVARDLQDSIEGISSVLQAEIAGDREEMLEVLIDPVKVESYGLTIEQAIESVRRSNLLVAAGAQDTGKGRFSLKVPGLLETRKDIMDLPVSTDADAVVRLGHIGEIRRTFKDPEGFARVNGRSALALEVSKRTGENIIETIAQVRAVVEAERKSWPKTLRQVLHVAYSQDKSDQVRTMLTDLQNNVISAVLLVMIVVVAALGLRTAGLVGVAIPGSFLTGILVLAALGLTINIVVLFSLILAVGMLVDGAIVVTEYADRKMTEGEPKERAYGLAAKRMSWPIIASTMTTLAAFLPLMFWPGIVGEFMKFLPLTLIATLSASLMMALIFVPTLGALFGKPGGGGGDAEHMQMIAGGIGGGKGGNLTDIPGFTGSYLKVLGIALNHPAKVLMAAVMLLVGVQVVYANFGRGVEFFPDVEPDFAKLEVRARGNLSINEKDALMKEVESRILGMKELETIYARTGQEKNSEEAEDIIGNVSLEFVDWKQRRKAKQILGEITKRTKDLAGIFVDPREQESGPPVGKAIQLHLTSRYYELLAPAVEKILAGLPQIGGMINVVDSRPLPGIDWQIKVDRAQAAKFNADVSLIGKSVQLVSTGLKLGEYRPDDTDEEVDIRIRYPRQYRTLAELDNIRITTEQGRVPISNFIERKAEPRVGTVSRTDSRREMTIKADVEEGVLVDAKVQEVQAWLEGAGIDPRVKIAFKGENEEQNKAQAFLVRAFAVALFIMAIILVTQFNSFYSAFLILTAVIMSTIGVFIGLLLTEQPFGIVMGGIGVIALAGIVVNNNIVLIDTYDRLVQETKAAGSARDAILRTGAQRLRPVLLTSVTTILGLLPMVLGMNIDFFTREVSLGAPSTQWWRQLSTAIVFGLGFATVLTLVVTPSALMVRANVKAWLQRRKAAGTA
- the pssA gene encoding CDP-diacylglycerol--serine O-phosphatidyltransferase, producing the protein MRTPKRARLPRPPRLKRLPFNKMIPNILTLLALCAGMTAIQYSLRENWEAAVYSILAAAILDTLDGRVARLLKGSSKFGAELDSLSDFIGFGVAPALMLFMWSTHDLGKPGWVVALLFGVCCALRLARFNTALESAMPPWAYNYFSGVPAPAGAGLVLTPMILSFLIGDELVRRPEVVAGFLVVVSALLISNIPTFSFKKFHISQRWVLPTMLIVLLLFAASVSAPWTTLSAVLFLYIGTIPFSIRAYSSLKKQAASIQGVPTAGDDDKGTEKTEEKDDKSA
- a CDS encoding phosphatidylserine decarboxylase; this translates as MLKVIFVPINREGWPFIIAFAVVNVALAYIAIPIGMLASVLTVWCICFFRDPDRFTPNREGLVIAPADGVVQLIDSAPPPPELNMGSEPRLRVCIFMNVFNVHVNRAPCDGTITTMAYWPGQFLNASLDKASELNERQSLRIKMEDGREIACVQIAGLVARRIICWVKEEQSVRAGERFGMIRFGSRVDVYLPDGVAPMVALGQKAVAGETVLADLMRNDPARIGEIR